TCTCGCGGCGCTTCTGCATCGAGCGGCGCTTGTTCAGGTAGCTCTTCAGCTCGCGGGCGGCCTCCCGGACCGCGAGCTCGATCTCGTCCTCGATGGCGGGGATGTTCGCGAGCGCGTCCTTCGACTCGCTCGTGAACGGCACGTTCGTCGAGGCGACGTGGATCATGATCACCGCGGGGCCGTTGGGCATTCCGGAGCCGCCGGGCTGGTCCAGCCCGTAGTTGCGCCAGCCGATCCCCTTCACCACGTCGGTCGTCGCACAGGCGCCCCGCTGGTAGACGAGCGGGACTCGGTTGGCGAACCGGAGCAGGTCGACCTGTCCGCCCTCCTCCAGCTCGCCGCCGTAGGCGATGCCGGCCTCGACGATGAACGGGTCGCCGCCGTGGACCTCGGCGTCGCGCGTCGCGGCGGCGTAGAAGTCCGCGTCGAACTCCTTGCGCAGGCCGGCCTCGACGAGTTCCGAGGTGATGGGCGCGAGACAGTCCGTCGGCGGCGCGAGGATGTCCGTCTCGCGCATCGCCTCCAGCAGCTCGCTGGCGGTGTCGCGGTCGGCGGCCGCCTCGCGCACCTTCGGCGCGTCGTCGGGCACGGTGACCATCCGCGACCACAGCGCCTCGACGACGTTCTCGCGGGCGGTGTCGCCGAACGTCGCGTCGTCGAACTCCTCGGTGTCGTCGGCCGCCTCGTCGACGAGCGCGCGCAGCTGCGCGTGGGTCGTGCGCGTCCGTTCGTCGCCGGCGGCGAACCGTCGGGCGAGCCGCTCGGCCATCCCGGCGACGACCGCGTCGTCCTTCCGGGTCGAGGTGGCGTCGTCGACGAGCCCGTACAGGTCGCCGGTGAGCTCGTCCTCGTCGGTCTCCTCGTCGTAGGCGGTCATCGTCGCCCACGCGGCCTCGACGGCGTTGTCGCGGACGGTCCCGCCGAAGCGCGTACCGTACTCGTCCTCGGCGGCGTCGGCGACGTTGTCGACGATCCCGACGAGCTCGTGATGGCTCGTGCGCTCGCGCTCGGCGAGCGTGCTCGCGACCTCGCCCGCGAAGAAGTCGGTCGCGTCGGCGCCCTTGTTCGACACCGCGTCGGCGATGGCGTCGGCGACGGCGGCCTCGTCGGCGCTCCAGCCGAGTTCCCGGCCGAAGTGACGGTCGCGGAAGTTGTCGATCACCTTGTCGGCGGTCTTCTTGCCGACGCGGGTGAACTCCTCCTGGAGGAACCCCGACGCGGAGTAGCTCTCGGTCGCCTCCAGCATCTTGATCAGCGTTCCGAGTTCGACCCCGTGCGGGTGCGGACGGATCTCCTCGGTCTCGTCGGGAAGCTGGTCGGTGCCGCGCTCGGACTTCATCGGCCCGTCGAGCCCGGGTTCGCGCAGTTCGAGGCGCGCGTGGGGGTTGACGACGGCGGTGTGTTTGATGTAGTCGTGGAGCTGCTGGCGCGCGCGCATGTTCGCCTCCATCTCTATCTCGATGCGCGTGCCGTGCGAGCGGTCCCAGGAGGTGGTGCGCTCGGCTTTGATCTCCGGCTCGTTCGTGTCCGTGTCGATGATCAGCTCGAAGTACTGCGCGTCGGCCTGTCCCTTCGGCCGGGAAGTGATCTTGGCGGGTTTGCCGGAGGTGAGCTGGGAGTAGAGGACGGCCGCGGAGATGCCGATCCCCTGCTGGCCGCGCGACTGCTCGCGGGCGTGAAAGCGGCTGCCGTACAGGAGCTTCCCGAACACCTTCGGGAGCTGTGCCTTGGTGATCCCGGGGCCGTTGTCCTCGACGATCAGCCGGTAGTAGTCTCCTACTTCCCTGATCTCGACGTAGATGTCGGGGCGGATCCCCGCCTCCTCGCAGGCGTCGAGCGCGTTGTCGACGGCCTCCTTGACGGCGGTGACCAGCCCGCGGGCGCCCGAGTCGAACCCGAGCATGTGCTTGTTCTTCTCGAAGAACTCGGCGATGGAGATCTCCCGCTGGCCCTCGGCCAGCTCGTCGGCGATCCCCTGGTCCTCGCCGAGTTGCGACTGGAACGACGTCATTCTCGTGGCAACCCCTATCCGACGTGGGGTTATAACCGTGTCCTCACCGCGGTGAAAGTGAACGCGGATGAGCGTCGTGACGATCCGCGCCGGCCGCCGTCGCCGACGCGGTGTCGAACGGGGCGTCGA
This genomic stretch from Halobaculum roseum harbors:
- a CDS encoding DNA topoisomerase VI subunit B, with protein sequence MTSFQSQLGEDQGIADELAEGQREISIAEFFEKNKHMLGFDSGARGLVTAVKEAVDNALDACEEAGIRPDIYVEIREVGDYYRLIVEDNGPGITKAQLPKVFGKLLYGSRFHAREQSRGQQGIGISAAVLYSQLTSGKPAKITSRPKGQADAQYFELIIDTDTNEPEIKAERTTSWDRSHGTRIEIEMEANMRARQQLHDYIKHTAVVNPHARLELREPGLDGPMKSERGTDQLPDETEEIRPHPHGVELGTLIKMLEATESYSASGFLQEEFTRVGKKTADKVIDNFRDRHFGRELGWSADEAAVADAIADAVSNKGADATDFFAGEVASTLAERERTSHHELVGIVDNVADAAEDEYGTRFGGTVRDNAVEAAWATMTAYDEETDEDELTGDLYGLVDDATSTRKDDAVVAGMAERLARRFAAGDERTRTTHAQLRALVDEAADDTEEFDDATFGDTARENVVEALWSRMVTVPDDAPKVREAAADRDTASELLEAMRETDILAPPTDCLAPITSELVEAGLRKEFDADFYAAATRDAEVHGGDPFIVEAGIAYGGELEEGGQVDLLRFANRVPLVYQRGACATTDVVKGIGWRNYGLDQPGGSGMPNGPAVIMIHVASTNVPFTSESKDALANIPAIEDEIELAVREAARELKSYLNKRRSMQKRREKQDVLGRILPEMAEKVAEVTGRDHPNIEGAMARIMNNVGVERERDGDTVRLIVENHSDRTEEPDVTDIVSAEPTDVPDEATVVDLDGEWFVKWNPSVPGGEEATLEYTVAGDAEFDVNVDGIESEKLTVNA